A region of Methanobacterium spitsbergense DNA encodes the following proteins:
- a CDS encoding DUF2104 domain-containing protein, producing the protein MNETIYLVYIISFVLGSIVGLVLSYRKYKAPYVTKNIDVIALIIAIIGWTLAINSQFLTFIPYYISITIGVFFIAMVLGMRPGYGRYETVLGFIVSAFIWAIGMVLL; encoded by the coding sequence ATGAACGAAACAATTTATCTAGTATACATAATTTCATTTGTATTGGGATCCATAGTGGGTCTTGTACTAAGCTACAGAAAATATAAAGCACCATATGTCACCAAAAATATCGATGTTATTGCCCTTATAATTGCAATTATAGGTTGGACACTGGCAATTAACAGCCAGTTCTTGACATTTATACCGTATTATATATCTATCACAATTGGAGTATTCTTTATAGCTATGGTACTTGGAATGAGACCAGGTTATGGTAGATACGAAACAGTTCTCGGATTTATAGTATCAGCCTTTATATGGGCTATTGGGATGGTGTTGTTATGA
- a CDS encoding 4Fe-4S binding protein, producing the protein MPTTTNNTKKYCKPLREVEVDYKIDHSKCETCEDKPCLLSCPVAAINESVNGEIEIDDKCVGCVLCREACPYDAIKMETTLSEPIRENIPNINTKLCRQCGSCVKACKTGSIQLISSGTEEAHSEINEDTCVRCGYCARVCPTEAIKYGEILPRSVVGGKAIVVDQKNCIGCMTCTRVCPSKGAINVGNVSKLPFINPSYCARCEECMNVCPSAAIRYSSRKRAYQNFSKIKTMEIVSELLEKEAGKLSNDAVRINSILNSIARDVALKHEEKNFYEDVTGLIKDEITSMLNSELEIEDIQEIIGATTPKRDINVIEEDCIGCSECIAECPVDCIELEIPSPVHIDTESCVYCGKCVDKCKFNAITLIEEHFQVKDGKIFYVREELLKPRTGEIGTDVNACMACGVCVKKCPTQALKLEKDEVIVDSSKCILCGECDIICPVNAIKLKTDTNDI; encoded by the coding sequence ATTCCAACAACAACTAATAACACTAAAAAATATTGTAAACCTCTCAGAGAAGTAGAGGTAGATTACAAGATTGATCACAGTAAATGTGAGACATGCGAAGATAAACCATGTCTACTTTCTTGTCCTGTGGCTGCCATAAATGAATCAGTAAACGGGGAAATTGAGATCGATGACAAATGTGTTGGATGCGTTTTATGCAGGGAAGCCTGCCCATATGATGCAATAAAAATGGAAACAACTCTTTCTGAACCAATAAGGGAGAATATACCCAATATCAACACCAAACTATGCAGACAATGTGGATCTTGTGTAAAAGCATGTAAAACAGGTTCAATTCAGTTAATTTCATCAGGAACTGAAGAAGCTCACAGCGAAATAAATGAAGATACATGTGTGCGCTGCGGATACTGTGCCCGAGTCTGTCCAACAGAAGCAATTAAATATGGTGAAATACTCCCAAGATCTGTTGTGGGTGGAAAGGCAATTGTTGTTGATCAAAAAAACTGTATAGGATGTATGACTTGTACCCGAGTCTGCCCATCCAAAGGAGCCATAAACGTTGGAAATGTGAGTAAACTCCCTTTCATAAACCCATCCTACTGTGCAAGATGCGAGGAATGTATGAATGTATGCCCTTCAGCAGCCATCAGATATTCATCAAGAAAAAGGGCTTACCAGAATTTCAGTAAAATAAAAACCATGGAAATTGTATCGGAATTGCTTGAAAAAGAAGCAGGTAAACTTTCAAATGATGCTGTCAGGATAAATAGTATTCTAAATTCTATTGCAAGAGATGTTGCTCTTAAACATGAAGAAAAAAATTTCTACGAAGATGTAACTGGATTAATAAAGGATGAAATTACATCAATGCTTAATTCTGAACTTGAAATTGAAGATATTCAGGAGATAATTGGAGCAACAACACCAAAACGCGACATTAATGTTATTGAAGAGGATTGTATTGGATGCAGTGAATGTATAGCAGAATGTCCAGTTGATTGTATAGAACTTGAAATACCCTCACCAGTACATATAGACACTGAAAGTTGTGTTTACTGTGGAAAATGTGTTGATAAGTGTAAATTTAATGCCATAACTCTAATCGAAGAACATTTCCAGGTTAAAGATGGTAAAATTTTCTATGTAAGGGAAGAATTACTAAAACCTAGAACTGGCGAAATAGGAACAGATGTTAATGCATGTATGGCATGTGGAGTATGCGTTAAAAAATGTCCAACACAGGCTCTGAAACTTGAAAAAGATGAAGTAATTGTTGATAGTTCTAAATGTATTTTATGTGGAGAATGCGATATAATATGCCCTGTAAATGCAATTAAACTCAAAACAGACACCAATGATATCTGA
- a CDS encoding 4Fe-4S binding protein, with the protein MSSVIWYLYEFARKSWAQNFVAAKSNSEIMDTPSRFRNFPEVHKEYCIACGACTAACPAPMAIKLVRDEDNSGEEGLTYPVINNRGCIRCGFCAEVCPTDPKTLTCGENHLIREKFTILPVDKKFVIDDYLCIRCKKCMKTCKVGDAIVEDDNKILIDQSKCIACGECIKTCPVKGAIKGIHISHIEEQKEIINLVVDSLEAYIEAEQDNIKHVTGGEVFKLDMPVQDIMGKAREILSDDDLIDDIIENITDRLKLRVITWDKDKCTDCRLCVKECPSHAISYSAEEGVVRDTDKCLRCSICYQTCPFGAIGYYIARFLYKPSAEGESIIHITVKSSDLPVRS; encoded by the coding sequence ATGTCTTCGGTTATATGGTATCTATACGAATTTGCAAGAAAGTCATGGGCTCAGAATTTTGTAGCAGCTAAGAGCAACTCTGAAATAATGGACACACCATCAAGGTTCAGAAATTTTCCAGAAGTCCATAAAGAATACTGCATAGCATGTGGAGCGTGTACAGCAGCTTGTCCTGCACCAATGGCGATAAAACTCGTGAGAGATGAGGATAATTCAGGTGAAGAGGGTTTAACCTACCCTGTAATAAACAACAGAGGTTGCATTAGATGCGGGTTCTGCGCAGAGGTCTGTCCAACAGACCCTAAAACACTTACATGTGGTGAGAACCACTTGATAAGGGAAAAATTTACGATTCTACCTGTTGACAAAAAGTTTGTTATAGACGATTACCTATGTATACGCTGCAAAAAATGTATGAAAACCTGTAAAGTTGGAGATGCAATTGTTGAAGACGATAATAAAATCCTCATTGACCAGTCCAAATGCATAGCCTGTGGTGAATGTATAAAAACATGTCCAGTAAAGGGTGCTATCAAGGGAATACATATATCACATATAGAAGAACAGAAAGAAATTATAAACCTTGTTGTGGATAGTTTAGAGGCATATATAGAAGCTGAACAGGATAATATTAAACATGTAACTGGTGGAGAAGTATTTAAACTCGACATGCCAGTTCAGGATATAATGGGAAAGGCCAGGGAAATATTATCAGACGATGATTTAATTGATGACATAATCGAAAATATAACAGACAGATTAAAACTTAGGGTTATAACTTGGGACAAGGATAAATGTACAGATTGTAGGTTATGTGTTAAAGAATGTCCATCCCATGCAATTAGTTACAGCGCTGAAGAAGGTGTTGTAAGGGACACAGATAAATGTTTGAGATGCAGTATATGCTACCAGACATGTCCATTCGGTGCCATTGGATATTATATTGCAAGGTTCTTATACAAACCATCTGCTGAAGGTGAAAGTATCATACATATAACAGTTAAATCATCAGACTTACCAGTAAGGAGTTGA
- a CDS encoding formylmethanofuran--tetrahydromethanopterin N-formyltransferase, which translates to MKKTTENIHFKVEDTYCEAFKGVCCRVIVTAEDQETVRRAAYDATSTPGTVIGRVEGGIESWLEMNQTPDGRYGAILQFWYNTDDIEKFELELSYRIRQDILVKPFTSLFDASIDPVGKIGTMKNIGHCGDGYEWEETLYGREMIVVPIAIPDFKIEKELGYMKGIMGANFWYMCSKKKTVTEAGKAALNAIEEVEGVVAPFDICSAASKPETNYPWIGPTTNHPYCPSLKSVLNEVSQVPENVNYIPEIVINGLNQKVLEEGMKAGIKAVIDFDDVSLVSAGNYNGLLGEYKIDLRSLFE; encoded by the coding sequence ATGAAAAAAACCACCGAAAATATCCATTTTAAGGTTGAAGACACCTATTGTGAGGCATTTAAGGGTGTTTGCTGCAGGGTTATTGTAACAGCAGAAGACCAAGAAACTGTTAGAAGAGCAGCCTATGATGCAACATCCACACCCGGAACAGTGATTGGAAGAGTTGAAGGCGGTATTGAATCCTGGCTGGAAATGAATCAAACACCAGATGGAAGATACGGTGCAATACTACAATTCTGGTATAACACCGATGACATTGAAAAATTCGAATTGGAGTTATCATACAGAATCAGACAAGACATACTAGTTAAACCATTCACAAGTCTGTTCGATGCATCGATTGATCCAGTTGGAAAGATTGGTACAATGAAGAATATTGGACACTGTGGAGATGGATATGAATGGGAAGAAACATTATACGGGAGAGAAATGATTGTTGTACCCATTGCAATACCTGACTTTAAAATTGAAAAGGAATTAGGATACATGAAAGGTATAATGGGTGCAAATTTCTGGTATATGTGCAGTAAAAAAAAGACTGTAACAGAAGCTGGAAAAGCTGCTTTAAATGCAATAGAAGAGGTTGAAGGTGTTGTTGCACCCTTTGATATATGTTCTGCAGCTAGCAAACCCGAAACTAACTATCCATGGATTGGTCCAACAACCAACCATCCCTACTGTCCATCACTTAAAAGTGTGTTAAATGAAGTTTCACAAGTTCCAGAAAATGTTAACTATATACCTGAAATAGTTATAAATGGATTAAACCAGAAAGTTCTAGAAGAAGGCATGAAAGCAGGTATTAAAGCTGTAATTGATTTTGATGATGTTTCACTTGTTTCAGCTGGAAATTATAATGGATTACTCGGAGAATACAAAATTGATCTAAGGAGTTTGTTTGAATGA
- a CDS encoding carbohydrate kinase family protein gives MKLDAVGFGALNMDKLFRVNRIAYEDEESYITGSSESFGGSAANTVVGLSRLGMKTGFIGKVGPDREGSLLHNNLKNENIDIKGVILTENGRSGTVNGYVDSEGQRALYVDPGVNDCIGENEVDKDYVDSTKVLHITSFVGNFNEKSIDTQKNILNEISSKVCVSFDPGRLYIERGVEFLDKFFTHTDILLINQAELNLLTTGKIEYSRISTGMTETQLNTDKIQAEYGIEIVAVKMGDKGSFVSSGEESYFTDAFDVPCLDTTGAGDAFNAGFLHGFITGESLKQSAIEGNYVASRCITEHGATDGLPDIAKLENFINRNQIHFS, from the coding sequence ATGAAACTTGACGCAGTTGGATTTGGAGCGCTTAACATGGATAAACTCTTCCGAGTTAACAGAATTGCATATGAAGATGAAGAATCATATATAACAGGTTCTTCAGAGTCTTTTGGAGGTTCGGCAGCCAATACTGTTGTTGGTCTTTCAAGACTCGGAATGAAAACAGGTTTTATTGGGAAAGTAGGACCGGACAGAGAAGGAAGCTTACTTCATAACAACCTTAAAAATGAAAACATCGATATCAAGGGAGTTATTTTAACAGAAAATGGAAGAAGCGGAACAGTAAATGGTTATGTTGACAGTGAAGGTCAACGAGCACTCTACGTTGATCCCGGTGTTAATGATTGTATAGGAGAAAATGAAGTTGATAAAGACTACGTTGATTCAACTAAGGTTCTTCATATAACATCCTTTGTTGGGAACTTCAATGAAAAATCCATTGACACACAGAAAAATATTCTTAACGAAATATCATCCAAGGTATGTGTGAGCTTTGATCCTGGAAGACTCTATATTGAAAGGGGTGTTGAATTTTTGGATAAATTTTTTACGCACACAGATATCCTTCTAATCAATCAGGCAGAACTGAATCTTCTTACAACTGGAAAAATAGAATATTCTAGGATTTCAACTGGAATGACCGAAACCCAATTGAATACTGATAAAATTCAAGCAGAATATGGAATAGAAATCGTTGCAGTTAAAATGGGAGATAAAGGATCATTTGTAAGTTCAGGGGAAGAATCCTATTTTACCGATGCCTTTGATGTTCCATGTCTTGATACAACAGGAGCTGGAGATGCCTTCAATGCAGGATTTCTTCATGGTTTTATCACTGGTGAAAGTTTAAAACAATCTGCAATTGAGGGTAACTATGTTGCTTCACGTTGTATAACTGAACACGGTGCAACAGACGGCCTTCCAGACATTGCAAAGCTTGAAAATTTTATTAACAGAAACCAAATCCATTTTTCATAG
- a CDS encoding NADH-quinone oxidoreductase subunit B family protein, whose amino-acid sequence MLDGLKDIIRKSSIHVCLINTGGCNGCDIEVVALLSPRYDIEQYGIYVHNNPREADVILVTGAMAEQWRDKLQRVYAKAPEPKIVVAIGNCPLTGDVFNQEGCSIYAPVSDFIPVAAEVSGCPPRPSEILAAILAVGPDALAARGREKL is encoded by the coding sequence ATGTTAGATGGTCTTAAAGACATTATAAGGAAGAGTTCCATACATGTCTGCCTTATAAATACAGGAGGTTGCAATGGTTGTGACATAGAAGTAGTTGCACTACTATCACCACGTTACGACATTGAACAGTATGGTATTTACGTTCACAACAATCCAAGGGAGGCAGATGTCATCCTTGTAACCGGTGCAATGGCAGAACAATGGAGAGACAAACTCCAAAGAGTATATGCAAAGGCACCTGAACCTAAAATAGTGGTTGCAATTGGTAATTGCCCACTTACTGGTGATGTTTTTAATCAGGAAGGATGCAGTATATACGCACCTGTATCTGACTTTATACCCGTGGCTGCGGAAGTTTCAGGCTGCCCACCGCGACCATCAGAAATACTGGCAGCCATTTTAGCTGTGGGGCCAGATGCACTTGCAGCAAGAGGGAGGGAAAAACTATGA
- a CDS encoding hydrogenase, translating into MDKQEKDVLFLMALAVSGAVLASGLAAFQQWIIVLPLTIAVFLIMILTLFQYKHKFAHLAESIENWAMIIVLIGIIISFIYLYRPV; encoded by the coding sequence ATGGATAAACAAGAAAAAGATGTACTGTTCCTAATGGCCCTTGCAGTATCAGGAGCGGTACTTGCAAGTGGATTGGCAGCATTTCAACAATGGATTATTGTACTGCCCCTAACAATCGCAGTTTTCTTAATCATGATCCTGACACTTTTCCAGTACAAACATAAATTTGCACATCTTGCAGAATCAATTGAAAACTGGGCCATGATAATCGTTTTAATAGGCATAATAATATCCTTTATCTACCTCTACAGGCCTGTATAA
- a CDS encoding nickel-dependent hydrogenase large subunit, translating into MILPIGPIHPALKEPLRLKLKTRGEKVLSAEIDYGYIHRGIERIMEGKTWQKGIFLSERVCGICSYIHTQTFAETFERIAGETAPIRAQYLRVLTNELDRIQSHLLANSTYFKSMEHETLFMYMLALREPVMDAIEFLTGNRVNMGWNVVGGVKMDVNQSHMDSIMAIMVKLENEYGRYVEMFEQGPLVGLRSHDVGKMTHDQAIMARAVGPTGRASGIKHDVREDHPTYRDHMDWKPIWRKEGDNYARTMVRFDEIWESISLIKQVIENLPAGEVRKKIDIPAGAGEWRNEAPRGEVTYTIETNGNLIKNVSIRTPSIMNIDACAKYMLNDVATVADAVATYATSDPCIACTERVIILDEKGRNLDFHGVHNINSKLKG; encoded by the coding sequence ATGATACTTCCTATTGGGCCAATACACCCCGCTTTAAAGGAACCATTACGTTTAAAACTTAAGACCCGGGGAGAAAAAGTTTTAAGTGCTGAAATAGATTATGGATACATTCATAGAGGTATTGAAAGGATTATGGAGGGTAAAACCTGGCAGAAAGGAATATTCTTGTCTGAAAGGGTATGTGGAATATGCTCCTACATACACACACAAACATTTGCAGAGACATTTGAAAGAATAGCAGGCGAAACTGCACCAATAAGGGCACAGTACCTAAGGGTATTAACCAATGAACTCGACAGGATACAGAGTCATTTACTTGCAAACTCAACCTACTTCAAATCAATGGAACATGAAACACTTTTCATGTATATGCTCGCTTTAAGAGAACCTGTTATGGATGCTATTGAATTTTTAACAGGTAATAGAGTTAACATGGGATGGAATGTTGTTGGTGGGGTTAAAATGGATGTTAACCAATCCCATATGGATTCCATAATGGCAATAATGGTTAAACTTGAAAATGAATATGGTCGATACGTTGAAATGTTTGAACAAGGGCCACTTGTTGGTTTAAGATCCCATGATGTAGGAAAGATGACTCATGACCAAGCAATAATGGCTCGGGCTGTTGGACCTACTGGAAGAGCATCAGGAATCAAACATGATGTAAGAGAAGACCATCCAACCTATAGAGACCACATGGACTGGAAACCTATTTGGAGGAAAGAAGGGGATAACTATGCCCGTACAATGGTTAGGTTCGATGAAATATGGGAATCCATAAGTCTGATTAAACAGGTCATAGAAAACCTACCAGCCGGTGAAGTTCGAAAAAAAATTGATATACCTGCAGGAGCAGGTGAATGGAGAAATGAAGCACCTAGGGGAGAAGTAACCTACACCATTGAAACCAATGGAAATCTTATAAAAAATGTTTCAATAAGAACCCCTAGTATCATGAATATAGATGCATGTGCCAAGTACATGCTAAATGATGTTGCAACAGTTGCAGATGCTGTGGCTACATATGCAACTTCAGATCCTTGTATTGCATGTACAGAAAGGGTTATAATTTTAGATGAAAAAGGAAGGAACCTGGATTTCCACGGTGTCCACAATATAAATTCCAAGTTAAAAGGATGA
- a CDS encoding HPP family protein, with translation MKVKEIMDKEFIAVSPDIDIVEASIKMESHKKFTTPVLDDEKHLIGWITSLDVTRGLRDNHKKVKEIMHSKDDIVHVHENDAARLAVLAASKHKVVSIPVLDREDKVVGVIRTFDIVETLSKLYEIKVSKIFEAMVDELKGVTWDELMEASAIVTKRETGKRVTAKDYEQRIKNSTFGEAIWATGGLEKFFVGLIAIGELVIARKVAKARK, from the coding sequence ATGAAAGTTAAAGAAATTATGGATAAAGAATTTATTGCTGTTAGCCCTGATATAGATATTGTTGAAGCATCCATTAAAATGGAATCACATAAAAAATTTACAACACCTGTTCTAGATGATGAGAAACATCTTATTGGATGGATCACATCGTTAGATGTTACAAGGGGTCTGAGAGACAATCATAAAAAAGTTAAGGAGATAATGCACTCAAAAGACGATATTGTACATGTACATGAAAATGATGCTGCACGATTGGCTGTACTTGCCGCTTCCAAGCACAAAGTAGTTAGTATACCAGTTCTTGACCGTGAAGATAAGGTTGTTGGAGTTATAAGAACTTTTGATATTGTAGAAACACTTTCCAAATTATATGAAATCAAAGTATCCAAGATATTTGAGGCAATGGTTGATGAATTGAAGGGTGTCACATGGGATGAATTAATGGAAGCATCTGCAATTGTAACCAAGAGGGAAACTGGAAAACGTGTAACAGCCAAAGACTATGAACAAAGAATAAAAAATTCAACCTTTGGGGAAGCAATATGGGCTACAGGAGGACTTGAGAAATTCTTTGTGGGTTTAATTGCCATTGGGGAACTTGTAATAGCAAGAAAAGTTGCAAAGGCCAGGAAATAA
- a CDS encoding DUF788 domain-containing protein: MDKLKTTSWILLILSLGSIAYAMIYNPATWIVYAISLIGIPVAILSFGLIVMAKGSKEEEEDKRREPFIGY, translated from the coding sequence ATGGATAAACTCAAAACAACCAGCTGGATACTTCTAATATTATCATTAGGAAGTATTGCATACGCAATGATTTATAATCCAGCAACCTGGATTGTATATGCAATTTCCCTCATTGGAATACCTGTGGCCATACTCTCCTTTGGACTCATTGTAATGGCAAAGGGTAGTAAAGAAGAAGAAGAGGACAAAAGAAGGGAACCATTCATTGGATACTAA
- a CDS encoding DUF1959 family protein has product MSGYKPNTKIENEELLITMKKRILASYKWHKDVIVPFATELEISPEELEEILMKRLDMSSLEAINPRFESSKLRCIKEKIHSDLRLCWLCDVMNILTEEESENIKNRIAYEVLEENKPYDKAIEEGRKDLLEDLMK; this is encoded by the coding sequence ATGAGTGGATACAAACCAAATACAAAAATTGAAAACGAAGAACTTCTCATAACCATGAAAAAAAGGATTCTTGCCAGCTATAAATGGCACAAAGATGTCATAGTACCATTTGCAACTGAACTGGAAATATCTCCAGAGGAACTGGAAGAAATCCTCATGAAAAGATTGGACATGTCCAGTCTTGAAGCAATAAATCCCAGGTTTGAATCATCTAAACTTAGATGTATCAAAGAAAAAATACATTCCGATCTAAGACTATGCTGGCTCTGCGATGTAATGAACATCCTCACAGAAGAGGAATCAGAGAATATTAAAAATAGAATAGCATATGAAGTGCTAGAAGAAAACAAACCCTACGATAAAGCCATAGAAGAAGGCAGAAAAGATTTACTTGAAGATTTAATGAAATAA
- a CDS encoding 4Fe-4S binding protein has product MDIVFKKKKDALINEVVAKSSDFEHGVEDFKAEIENCSLGQKFITISPECVRCNLCVEECPVNAIDDAKITKPAKILENCVKCEICAQTCPVNAVKVIESTSDLDEDVTYKLNTIKVPHRTLRMEKICVDKDKCTSCGDCVKFCPTGAIKVPEGEKAVVDLDACIGCGACANVCGEDAVTVIRRMGNIFKTKDLVVDDDACVACGVCEENCPVEAIKLEDDKIIFSEDKCILCEVCSKKCPVSALKLERLPK; this is encoded by the coding sequence ATGGATATAGTATTTAAAAAAAAGAAAGATGCACTGATTAATGAAGTAGTTGCAAAATCCTCAGATTTTGAACACGGTGTAGAAGATTTTAAAGCAGAAATTGAGAATTGTTCTCTTGGACAGAAATTTATAACCATCTCACCAGAATGTGTAAGGTGTAACCTATGTGTAGAAGAGTGTCCTGTAAATGCTATTGACGATGCAAAAATAACAAAACCTGCCAAAATACTTGAAAATTGTGTTAAATGTGAAATATGTGCACAGACATGTCCTGTTAATGCAGTTAAGGTGATTGAAAGTACATCTGATCTAGATGAGGATGTAACTTACAAGCTCAACACAATAAAGGTACCGCATAGAACCCTTAGAATGGAGAAGATATGTGTAGATAAAGATAAATGTACTTCATGTGGTGATTGTGTTAAATTCTGCCCAACAGGGGCAATAAAGGTACCAGAGGGCGAAAAAGCTGTTGTTGATCTTGATGCATGTATCGGGTGTGGTGCATGTGCGAATGTGTGTGGAGAAGATGCAGTTACAGTTATCAGAAGAATGGGAAATATTTTCAAGACCAAAGACCTTGTTGTTGACGATGATGCATGTGTTGCCTGCGGTGTATGTGAAGAGAACTGTCCTGTTGAAGCAATTAAATTAGAAGATGATAAGATTATTTTTTCAGAAGACAAATGTATATTATGCGAAGTTTGTTCTAAAAAATGCCCTGTAAGTGCATTAAAACTTGAGAGGTTGCCTAAATGA
- a CDS encoding respiratory chain complex I subunit 1 family protein, which translates to MNLMSNILLNVLIAFLIGSILFGLQRKIMARIQGRPGPPVIQHLLHTLKFFIKESAFPRTAAMPFYIAITAMLSLIWVAAVIVGPVTGGSLLLIFAIYAIHKIVEHNAGSSSGSPYGKLSCVRAVYSAAAEVPLFAVLIIIYLQAGTMNITGIINYQSIHGPLIFTIPLAALMFFVLILSKAPYSPFAITKGKDIISGYETEHFGLLRGYLMMSESIAWYMLLWIFLTVFLGPISIPVYLVGMVVLSVLVAFINAVTPLLNPNHSVMMQVTFAFVGIVGSVALLMI; encoded by the coding sequence ATGAATTTAATGTCAAACATCCTACTAAACGTTCTTATTGCATTTCTGATAGGAAGTATCCTATTCGGACTTCAACGAAAGATAATGGCAAGAATACAAGGAAGGCCAGGGCCACCTGTTATCCAACACCTTTTACACACACTGAAATTCTTTATTAAAGAATCTGCATTTCCAAGAACAGCTGCGATGCCATTTTATATTGCAATAACAGCAATGTTAAGCCTTATATGGGTTGCAGCTGTAATTGTTGGTCCAGTTACAGGTGGATCACTTCTGTTGATATTCGCTATATATGCAATACACAAAATAGTTGAACACAATGCAGGGTCATCATCTGGATCACCCTATGGTAAACTCAGCTGTGTTAGGGCTGTTTACTCTGCAGCAGCAGAGGTTCCATTATTTGCCGTTCTAATAATAATATACTTACAAGCAGGTACAATGAACATTACCGGTATTATAAACTACCAGTCCATACATGGACCACTAATCTTTACAATACCATTAGCAGCCTTGATGTTCTTTGTGTTAATACTTTCAAAAGCACCGTACAGCCCATTTGCAATAACAAAAGGTAAGGACATTATATCCGGTTACGAAACAGAGCACTTTGGGTTACTTAGAGGTTACCTGATGATGTCAGAATCCATTGCATGGTACATGTTACTCTGGATATTCCTAACTGTCTTCCTGGGTCCTATAAGTATACCAGTATATCTGGTTGGAATGGTTGTTTTAAGTGTTTTAGTTGCATTTATTAATGCTGTTACACCACTTCTAAATCCTAACCATTCTGTTATGATGCAAGTTACATTTGCATTTGTTGGAATAGTTGGTTCGGTTGCTTTGCTCATGATATAA